The genomic DNA TTGCTTTTGGTGGTAGTAGGGAGCAAGAATTTGAAATGCGTCTTGAAGGCGTACCATATATGGATATTATGAATGCGGGTGGGGGAATTCATGCGACTACTCGCATGACTCGTGAGTGTACGGAAGAAGAGATTATTAGCCAAACAACAAGACGGCTTGATTCCTTTTTACATCATGGTGTAACAACTGTGGAAGGAAAAAGTGGATATGGAATGAATCTTGAATCCGAGTTAAAGCAGCTAAGGGTAATGAAGAAATTACAGGAAATACACGTGATTGACCTTGTGCCCACCTTCATGGGAGCACATGCTGTTCCTCCTGAATACAAAGGTAGAGAGGAAGAATATATCGATCACCTAATAAATGATATGCTACCTGTTGTGGCTGAAGAGAGATTAGCGGAGTTTAATGATGTCTTTTGTGAAAAGGATGTTTTCACCCCAGAACAATCAGAGAGAATTTTGGAAGCAGGAAAGAGGTACGGTCTGATCCCGAAAATCCATGCTGATGAAATTGTTGCATACGGTGGGGCAGAATTAGCGGCTAAGGTAGGCGCGATTTCAGCTGAACACTTATTGAAGGCATCAGACGAAGGAATTAAAGAAATGGCAAAGGCAGGAACGATCGCTTGCTTACTTCCAGCAACGGCTCTCTATTTACGTGAGGAAGCAGCGAATGGAAGAAAAATGATTGATGAAGGGGTAGCAGTAGCAATTTCGACAGATTGTAACCCTGGGTCTTCGCCAACAACATCGATGCCACTTGTCATGAATTTGGCCTGTATCTCGATGAGGATGACACCTGCAGAGGCATTAACCGCTGCGACATACAATGCGGCATGCGCAATTAACCGTCAAGATCGAATCGGATCTCTAGAGGTTGGGAAACAAGCTGATGTGGTGTTATGGGATGTAAAAAGCTATCAAGAGTTACAGTATTTGTTTGGTGTAAATCACACAAAAGCTGTTTGGAAAAAAGGAGTAAAGGTGGTCGGGTAACACATGAGTGAGCATTGGCTAGAACAACCGGAATGGTTATGGAATGTGAATACAATCGACCCAACTTATGTTCACCATTGGGTTAGGCAGCTAAAAGAGATGGAAGGAAAGCCGGAACTTATTTTATATGGTGCACCAATTTCTCGTTCTTCCATTAGTGTCTCAGGTGCATCTCTATATCCGACGGAATTTCGGCGAATGTGGAAGGGGTTTGCCACCTACAATTTGGATGAAGATGTTGATTTAGTTGATTTGATTGTTGCAGATGCTGGAGATGTCGTGATGCATACAACAGATATACCTTTGTCCCATAAGCGTATTGAAGAGGCAACAACTTTTCTAGCTTCGAAATATTCTGATGCAGTTACCTCCATGATTGGAGGTGACCATTCAACGACGGCTTGTGCAGTGCGAGGAATTAAGGAAGCTTTTCCAAATGAAAGAATCGGCATCTTGCAACTCGATACCCATCTTGATGTACGGGATCCTTCTGAATTGGGGCCAGCAAATGGTACTCCAATCAGGCAATTAATCGATGGATCTACAGTTAAGGGAGAAGATATTATAAATATTGGTTTGCACGGTTATTTCAATGCTAAACCACTGATCACTTATGCTAATTATCATTCCATTCAAATGGTGACATTAAAGAATGCTCGCAAAGTTGGCTTTGTTCATACTGTTCAGGAGGCACTGAACCAGCTATCTCAAAAAGTTGACCGGATTTATGTCACGGTTGACATGGATGTACTCGATATATCTGTTGCTCCAGGAGTGCCAGCTTCCACACCAGGAGGCTTGTCCACAGCTGAGTTATTCGATTCCTTGCTTGAGATTGGAAAGCATCCATCTGTCCGACATATTGATTTTGTTTGCCTGGATCCAAGTAAGGATTCTAAGGTTTTAGAAACAGTTAAAACTGGTGTATATGCGTGGTTACAATTTGTCACTGGTGTGGTTTGTCGTTCAAAGTAAATTTATTGGTTTTGCTTTTTTTTAAGTGCAAAATAACAGTTTTTGGAGAATATTACACAAAATTTATTAAAACTAGGGCAATCTCACTGAGGATTGCCCTTTTGCTTTTTACAAGTGTAAATATATTAATCACATATGTAACATAACTTATTTACAGAGTATCTAACTATCTAGTAATCTTGATAGAAAAGATTGTTCATAAGTAAGGACAAGGATCAGAAGGAAGGGCTAGGTTTGTCTAAAGGG from Robertmurraya sp. FSL R5-0851 includes the following:
- a CDS encoding agmatinase family protein, with protein sequence MSEHWLEQPEWLWNVNTIDPTYVHHWVRQLKEMEGKPELILYGAPISRSSISVSGASLYPTEFRRMWKGFATYNLDEDVDLVDLIVADAGDVVMHTTDIPLSHKRIEEATTFLASKYSDAVTSMIGGDHSTTACAVRGIKEAFPNERIGILQLDTHLDVRDPSELGPANGTPIRQLIDGSTVKGEDIINIGLHGYFNAKPLITYANYHSIQMVTLKNARKVGFVHTVQEALNQLSQKVDRIYVTVDMDVLDISVAPGVPASTPGGLSTAELFDSLLEIGKHPSVRHIDFVCLDPSKDSKVLETVKTGVYAWLQFVTGVVCRSK
- the hutI gene encoding imidazolonepropionase encodes the protein MTRPIWIKNIHQLATLASNKEGPRSREAMSKLGIIENGSLWIEDGIIQAVGSTIDLEQQYAARREEAEIVDATGHLVTPGLIDPHTHVAFGGSREQEFEMRLEGVPYMDIMNAGGGIHATTRMTRECTEEEIISQTTRRLDSFLHHGVTTVEGKSGYGMNLESELKQLRVMKKLQEIHVIDLVPTFMGAHAVPPEYKGREEEYIDHLINDMLPVVAEERLAEFNDVFCEKDVFTPEQSERILEAGKRYGLIPKIHADEIVAYGGAELAAKVGAISAEHLLKASDEGIKEMAKAGTIACLLPATALYLREEAANGRKMIDEGVAVAISTDCNPGSSPTTSMPLVMNLACISMRMTPAEALTAATYNAACAINRQDRIGSLEVGKQADVVLWDVKSYQELQYLFGVNHTKAVWKKGVKVVG